The following are from one region of the Drosophila willistoni isolate 14030-0811.24 unplaced genomic scaffold, UCI_dwil_1.1 Seg209, whole genome shotgun sequence genome:
- the LOC6646541 gene encoding histone H4, with amino-acid sequence MTGRGKGGKGLGKGGAKRHRKVLRDNIQGITKPAIRRLARRGGVKRISGLIYEETRGVLKVFLENVIRDAVTYTEHAKRKTVTAMDVVYALKRQGRTLYGFGG; translated from the coding sequence atgactgGTCGTGGCAAAGGTGGAAAAGGATTGGGAAAGGGTGGTGCTAAGCGTCATCGTAAAGTATTGCGTGATAATATTCAAGGTATCACGAAGCCCGCTATCCGCCGTTTGGCTCGTCGTGGCGGTGTGAAGCGAATTTCTGGTCTTATCTATGAGGAAACTCGTGGTGTCCTAAAGGTATTTCTTGAAAATGTAATCCGCGATGCAGTAACCTACACGGAACATGCCAAAAGGAAGACAGTCACTGCGATGGATGTTGTATACGCATTGAAGAGACAGGGCCGCACTCTTTATGGATTCGGtggttaa
- the LOC124461104 gene encoding histone H2A-like, protein MSGRGKGGKVKGKAKSRSNRAGLQFPVGRIHRLLRKGNYAERVGAGAPVYLAAVMEYLAAEVLELAGNAARDNKKTRIIPRHLQLAIRNDEELNKLLSGVTIAQGGVLPNIQAVLLPKNRKEGLNQLILALK, encoded by the coding sequence atGTCTGGTCGTGGTAAAGGTGGCAAAGTGAAGGGAAAGGCAAAGTCTCGCTCGAACCGAGCTGGGCTCCAGTTTCCTGTTGGCCGTATTCACCGTTTACTCCGTAAAGGAAATTATGCCGAGCGTGTTGGTGCTGGCGCTCCAGTATATTTGGCTGCTGTTATGGAATATTTGGCGGCTGAAGTTCTTGAGTTGGCTGGTAATGCTGCACGAGACAACAAAAAGACCAGAATTATACCTCGTCATCTACAATTGGCCATTCGCAACGATGAGGaattaaacaaattgcttTCTGGCGTAACCATTGCACAGGGTGGTGTGCTACCCAACATTCAGGCTGTACTGCTGCCCAAAAACCGAAAAGAAGGCTTAAATCAATTAATACTTGctttaaaataa